In Deltaproteobacteria bacterium HGW-Deltaproteobacteria-2, the following are encoded in one genomic region:
- the rimO gene encoding 30S ribosomal protein S12 methylthiotransferase RimO, giving the protein MRIISLGCPKNLIDSEVMGGLLNQSGSILVDSNDSADIVIVNTCAFINPAKEEAIEEILMLAEEKKKNQRLRIVVAGCLAQRYGRELFTQMPEVDLFIGTGEVGNIVSHIDKLNQEKHKRNTVITKPDFLMNFKHQRILSSTAASAYLKISDGCSNRCSYCVIPSIRGKARSRKPDDILQEAETLIRRGIKEIIITAQDTTSFGRDLKGRPRLSALLNDMTKIKGVKWLRLLYAHPARVTTELLETIAANEKICNYIDLPIQNIDDDILKAMNRKVTGAKIKEVIAQARQIIPGIALRTSLIVGFPGETPTRFNRLLDFVNETKFDHLGVFTYSREEGTIAANLKSQVSEKEKERRRETIMNEQAAISAAINKTLIGSIQEVLIEGESDREDYAYIGRCRRQAPEIDGVTYIKDSTSAIGNIVKCKITAVDEYDLFGKTIS; this is encoded by the coding sequence ATACGTATCATTAGTCTGGGCTGTCCAAAGAATCTGATTGATTCGGAAGTTATGGGAGGCCTCTTAAATCAATCCGGCAGCATACTTGTTGATAGTAATGATTCCGCTGACATTGTCATCGTCAACACCTGCGCCTTTATCAATCCCGCCAAGGAAGAAGCCATCGAAGAAATATTAATGCTGGCCGAAGAAAAAAAGAAAAACCAGCGGCTGCGGATTGTCGTCGCCGGTTGTCTCGCCCAACGCTATGGCCGAGAACTTTTCACCCAGATGCCGGAAGTGGATTTATTTATCGGCACAGGAGAAGTTGGCAACATCGTCAGCCATATAGACAAATTAAATCAGGAAAAACACAAACGGAATACAGTAATCACCAAACCTGATTTTTTAATGAACTTCAAGCACCAGCGGATATTATCTTCAACCGCTGCAAGCGCGTATTTAAAAATTTCCGACGGCTGTTCCAATCGCTGTTCCTACTGCGTCATACCCTCCATTCGAGGTAAGGCACGCAGCCGCAAACCGGATGATATTCTTCAAGAAGCCGAAACACTAATCAGAAGAGGAATAAAGGAAATAATTATCACCGCTCAGGACACCACAAGTTTTGGCAGGGATTTAAAAGGCCGCCCGCGCCTGTCCGCTCTGTTAAACGATATGACTAAAATCAAAGGCGTTAAATGGTTACGTCTGCTTTACGCTCATCCGGCGCGTGTCACCACAGAATTACTGGAGACCATTGCCGCCAATGAAAAAATTTGCAACTATATTGATTTGCCCATTCAGAACATCGACGACGATATTTTAAAAGCGATGAACCGTAAAGTCACCGGCGCAAAAATCAAAGAAGTTATCGCTCAGGCGCGCCAAATAATTCCCGGCATCGCTCTGAGAACATCTCTCATTGTCGGATTCCCGGGCGAGACGCCGACAAGATTTAACCGTTTGCTTGATTTCGTGAACGAAACAAAGTTTGACCATCTTGGCGTTTTTACCTACTCGCGGGAAGAAGGAACAATCGCCGCGAACTTAAAATCGCAGGTATCAGAAAAGGAAAAGGAACGTCGCCGCGAAACAATCATGAATGAGCAGGCGGCAATTTCCGCCGCTATCAACAAAACGCTGATCGGCTCGATTCAGGAAGTGCTTATCGAAGGGGAAAGCGACCGCGAAGATTACGCCTACATTGGCAGATGCCGCAGACAGGCACCGGAAATAGACGGCGTTACCTACATAAAAGATTCCACTTCTGCAATCGGCAACATTGTAAAATGCAAAATAACCGCTGTTGACGAATACGATTTATTCGGCAAAACAATCAGCTAA